From the genome of Pukyongia salina, one region includes:
- the arfB gene encoding alternative ribosome rescue aminoacyl-tRNA hydrolase ArfB — translation MDAEQLIKELQFKAVRSSGPGGQHVNKTSSKVEAHFHLEQSEALSEEEKIRLAKKLENRINTDGFIVMQCGETRSQHRNKTLVIDRLLSLLTENLKVKKKRKKSKPSRAAIEKRLKKKKQQAMKKSNRKPPNIE, via the coding sequence ATGGATGCAGAGCAACTCATAAAAGAACTTCAGTTTAAGGCGGTGCGTAGTAGTGGGCCGGGGGGACAACACGTAAATAAGACTTCCTCTAAGGTGGAAGCGCATTTTCATTTAGAGCAATCGGAAGCACTTTCGGAAGAAGAAAAGATCCGTCTCGCTAAAAAGCTGGAAAACAGGATCAATACAGACGGGTTTATAGTTATGCAATGTGGAGAAACCAGATCCCAGCATCGAAACAAGACGCTGGTAATCGATAGACTGCTCTCCTTGTTAACTGAGAACCTGAAAGTAAAAAAGAAACGCAAAAAATCTAAACCTTCCCGGGCAGCCATCGAAAAACGACTTAAAAAAAAGAAACAACAGGCGATGAAAAAGTCGAATAGGAAACCTCCCAATATTGAATAA